From Lujinxingia vulgaris:
GGCGTCGTTAACCAGCGCGCGGGTGCGCGCCCCCATATCGAAGAGACCGATGGCAAAGAAGACCGCGATCACCGAGTCGTCTTCAAAGGCCAGCAGCCCGATGCGCGAGTCGGGGTGGGCGGCGCCCACGGCCGCGGGGATGGCGTCGGCCCGTGCCTCGCACCCCTCGCACTCGGGGGGCAGGGTCATCTCCCAGACGTTTTGCCAGATGCCCCAGCGCCCCTCCCCGGGCTGCACAAACTGCGCGGAGTCGGCCAGAAGATGGCTCTGAGCGCCGGGAAAAGCCTCATCGAGGCGCCAGAAATTCAGTGTGGCGCCGTAGCCCCCGGCGCTTGCGCCGAGCATCCAGACCCGCTCCACCTGCGGGAGTTCTTCGCTCAAGTAAGCGAGGTACCGCGCCATGTTGACCGCCCCCTTATGGTGCACCATGCGCTGGGGTTGGAAGGCGTCGTGGTTCTTAATGGCGTCGCCGCTGTGCAAATCGCCCGTGCAGTAAGGCACAAAGGCGTAGCTGGCGTCGGGCCAGGGGTTGGCGTCATCCTCACGATCAAAGAGCCCGCTCGCGATCAGCGGGCGCACCTCCGACTCGAACTTCGCGGCGGTGTACTCCCCCTCGATGTTGATGGCGGCGTTGAGCACGTAGCAGCTCGTGCCATCCCAGCAGGCCCCGCCGCCGTTCAAAAAGATCACAAGATCGGTGGAGGCCTCATTGAGGTTGAGCCCCAGGCCGGCCGGCCCTCCGCCGCCGCAAAAAGTGTCCACCAGGGGCTGGTACACCCAGCCGGCCTCCACCGGGGTGGGTGTGATGTCCACATCGGCCCCCACATCGCCTGCGCCCGCATCATCGCCAGCGCCAACGCCGGTCTGCCCGGGGGCGGGCACACACGCAGCCGTCAGCACACAAAACCCCAGAACCGCCCACCAACCCCTACTCCGCCGCCTGCGCATCGCTCACCTCTCCTGTGACCCACGCCCGATAGAAGCTCTCCAGCCGGCGCTCATCGCGGCCGGTCAACGTGCGCAGCTGCAGAAGCGTCTCATGATCGCCGCCCTCCGCCACAAACACCCGCATGTTGGGATGTTCTTGATAATACGAGCTTAAATGCTCTTCGAGCAGCTCCGCAAATCGCGAAGGCGCCGCGCCGAAGTAGGTTGAGATCACCGCGTCATGCGAAAAGACCGAGAGCGCAAAGCGCGACTCCGGGTAGCGCTGCGCCAGACGGCTCGGGATGAGCTCGCTGTTCTCCAGACAGCCCTCGCAGGCCTCGGGCAGCGTCATCGCCCAGTTGGTGCGCCACTCCTCCCAGCGCTCATCTTCCAGAGTGAGCCAGGGTGAGGCATCGGCGTAGGCGTGCACCTCGGCGCCCTCGAAGGACGCGTTGAAGAGCTCAAAGTTCAGGGAGACCGCGTAGCCGCCGGCGCTCACACCCAGCAGCCAGACCCGCTCCACCTCGGGAAAGAGCTCGCGAGCGCGCTCAATAAAAAGCTCCACGTTTCGTCGCCCCTGGTGGTAGACCGGCCCCTCCAGCCCCAGGCCCGGGTAGGTCGTCTGGGTGTAGCCGGCATGAAGATCGCCGGTGCAGTAGGGCACAAACATAAAGTTGGCAGCGGCCAGCGGGTTGATGGCGTCTTTGCGGCTGAGCACGCCGGCCTCGGCCAGCGGGTGGACCTCTTTTGCGAGCTGGTCGCTGGAGTAGCGGATCTCGGTGTTGGCGGCGGTCTCTAAGATGCCGCAGCTCATCGCATCCCAGCAGGCGCCGCCGCCGTTGAAGTACACCAGAAGATCGCGGCTGGAGCGGCCCGCGTTGACGCCCACGCCCACTGGCGAGCCGTTGGCGCAGCGCGCGCCCTGCGCCTCGACGTAGTACCAGCGCTCGGGCTGAAGGGGGCGGCCCTCGCGCCAGACCTCCACCTCGACCTGCGGGTTCTCACCGCGGCTTAACCCCGGGGCGATCACACAGCCCGCCAGAAGCGCTCCCCCCAGGAGCAGCGCCAGCGCGATCTTCATCGTCTTCATCATTTTCATACACGGTGGCATCGTGCGCATCGTCGCGTCCCCTCCGTCCAGACATAGGTCTGCTCGCACCGCCCCCCCCACCTCCCCGCCACACCCGGAGCTAGAAGCCCCAGGCCAACTCGAGGGTGGGTGCGATGTTGAACATCGTGCCAAAAGGATAGCCGGCGTAGCTCAGCCGGTAGCCCAGCTGCGCCATAAAGCCCGGGCTTGTGGTCAGGCGCAGCGCGGCGCCCTGCTCCACCGCAAAGGCGCCGTCAACGCCGGGGTAGGTAAACGCGCGCACATCGGCCTCATAGCCCAGTTTGCCCGCGATCGGCCCCTGCATATGCACGCTCATGATCCCGGTGGCCCAGCCGAACATCGCCGCAGTGCGCGGATAGACAAAGGGAAGATCGATGGAGACCAGCTGCGACTCCCCCACCCTCGGGGCAACCTGCACGCCGAGCCCCAGGCTCACCTTATGCGCCCCCACCTCGCGCGTGACCAGAAGCTCGCTCTGCAACGACAGGATATGCGGCACGGCCC
This genomic window contains:
- a CDS encoding pectinacetylesterase family protein; its protein translation is MLTAACVPAPGQTGVGAGDDAGAGDVGADVDITPTPVEAGWVYQPLVDTFCGGGGPAGLGLNLNEASTDLVIFLNGGGACWDGTSCYVLNAAINIEGEYTAAKFESEVRPLIASGLFDREDDANPWPDASYAFVPYCTGDLHSGDAIKNHDAFQPQRMVHHKGAVNMARYLAYLSEELPQVERVWMLGASAGGYGATLNFWRLDEAFPGAQSHLLADSAQFVQPGEGRWGIWQNVWEMTLPPECEGCEARADAIPAAVGAAHPDSRIGLLAFEDDSVIAVFFAIGLFDMGARTRALVNDAYQGEGMRAFSVASNEHVMLTSWKNRRDKDGQELPEFLRWWVEGE
- a CDS encoding pectinacetylesterase family protein; translated protein: MKMMKTMKIALALLLGGALLAGCVIAPGLSRGENPQVEVEVWREGRPLQPERWYYVEAQGARCANGSPVGVGVNAGRSSRDLLVYFNGGGACWDAMSCGILETAANTEIRYSSDQLAKEVHPLAEAGVLSRKDAINPLAAANFMFVPYCTGDLHAGYTQTTYPGLGLEGPVYHQGRRNVELFIERARELFPEVERVWLLGVSAGGYAVSLNFELFNASFEGAEVHAYADASPWLTLEDERWEEWRTNWAMTLPEACEGCLENSELIPSRLAQRYPESRFALSVFSHDAVISTYFGAAPSRFAELLEEHLSSYYQEHPNMRVFVAEGGDHETLLQLRTLTGRDERRLESFYRAWVTGEVSDAQAAE